The genomic window GAGCCGCATCGATTCCACGGAGATTTCCCTTAAGAAGGCAGGCGACAGGGCCAAGGGCGCCGTCATGGCTTCCGATGCCTTCTTCCCCTTCAAGGACAGCGTGGACGTGGCAGCCAGGGCTGGCGTTGTGGCAATTATCCAACCGGGTGGTTCGAATAAGGACGATGAATCGGTTGCGGCGGCTGACGAACATGGCATCGTCATGGTATTTACCGGCCAGCGGCATTTCAGACACTAAATTCGGAGGGGCACTTTGCGAATGCTCCCTCGTGTGCGCCTATGACAGGTTCAAAAGAAAGATGGTCAATTGAGGAAATCGGAAAGGGGCTTTTCCCTCTGTTTCAAGATGAAGGCTTGAGGCTGGTTTTGCTGTTTGGATCAGCTGCTTCAGGGAAGATGCATAAAAAAAGTGACATTGACCTTGCATTTCTCTTTGACAAACCGGCTGATATCCTGACGCTCACCAACAGGATTATCAGGCTTCTTCATACCGATCATGTTGATGTGGTTGACCTGAAACGTGCAAGTCCGCTTTTAAGATATACATCGGTAAAGCATGGTATGCTTCTTTATGAGAGAGAACCCGGCATGTTCCATGAGTTTTATTCACTTGCATTCAGGCGATATGTTGACACGAAAAAACTCCGCGATGCACAGACTAAGGCAATTCAGCAATTTTTAATAGCGAGGGGGCTGGCTTGAGTCCAACCGAAAGAGAGATTATCAGACGCAAACTCCTTATCATAGCGGAAAATCTTAAGGCGCTTGAACCCATAATGAACATGACCAGCGAGGAATATATCAGCGATGTATACAAAAGGAAGGCTACCGAGCGGCTCTTGCAGGAATTGATCGAGGCAGCAATTGATATAAATTCCCACCTGATCGTTCAAACCGGTCATGCGCACCCGATGATTATTACGAAGGCTTTATAAAAGCAGGTGAAGTGAACATAATCCCTGCTGACCTCGCAGAGAAGCTTGCCCCATCTGCAGGACTCAGAAACAGGCTGGTACACGAATACGACTTGCTTGATCACTTGTTAGTTTTAGAAGCTATTAAGATGGCCGAGAAACTATATCCTGCGTATATAAAAGAGATCGAAACTTTTATCTCCGGAAGCATTTGATTCCTGCAAAGGTGAAATTTAAATTTTGTGTTACCATGGTAAAAGTGAAAATTTGCGGAATCACCAATAGGGAAGACGCACAAGCTGCCGTGGATTTTGGCGCAGACGCCCTGGGATTTGTCTTCGCAAAGAGCTCGCGGCGCGTAACAAGGGAGCAGGCAAAGGATATCATTGAGCGCCTGCCCCCTTTTGTTTCACCGGTTGGGGTTTTTGTGGATGAAGCGGTAGCGGCAATAAAGGGGATATGCGATTTTTGCGGCATACACACCGTTCAGCTCCATGGCAATGAAGATCCCTTGGATATCCATGATTTGAAGGGATACACCACGATAAAGGCCTTTCGGATTAAGGACGAAGATGATTTGGCGTGCCTCTCTCGGTACAAACCTCACGCCTTTTTGCTGGATAGTTATGTCAAGGGAGTTATGGGTGGGACAGGGATGGCTTTTAACTGGGAGATTGCAAGGCAGGCGCGTAACTACGGAATGATCATTTTATCGGGAGGATTGACTCCCGAAAACGTAACCGAGGCCGTTCGCATCGTAAAACCCTATGCCGTGGATGTGTCTTCAGGCGTGGAATCGGCACCGGGCAAGAAAAGCAGGGAGTTAATGAAACAGTTTATCATGCATGCGAAATTCAGGGGAGATTAAAATTGCCTTATATCTGTGGGCATGAAAGGCCGTCGGGAGATAGCAGAGCGCGAAGCCCCATATGCGTTAAATTTAAGAAAGAACTGTAGCATTTTAGAGCAAACTATCGAATGCAGAACAAGGAATATTGAATTTTAAAAGGGGGAAAAAATCTTCATAATTCAACATTTTTTGTTCGATATTCGATATTTAATTACAATCAAATTGAATTAACTTCTTAAGGATTTTCCTTTACCCCTTCGGGGCTGATTATTGTAGTGTTTTTCTTCTCCAGGGGCTTCACCCCTGGCTAGATTCTTTCGTCCCGTTGGAACTTATTATTACTTGAA from Candidatus Brocadia sp. includes these protein-coding regions:
- a CDS encoding phosphoribosylanthranilate isomerase; translation: MIPAKVKFKFCVTMVKVKICGITNREDAQAAVDFGADALGFVFAKSSRRVTREQAKDIIERLPPFVSPVGVFVDEAVAAIKGICDFCGIHTVQLHGNEDPLDIHDLKGYTTIKAFRIKDEDDLACLSRYKPHAFLLDSYVKGVMGGTGMAFNWEIARQARNYGMIILSGGLTPENVTEAVRIVKPYAVDVSSGVESAPGKKSRELMKQFIMHAKFRGD
- a CDS encoding nucleotidyltransferase domain-containing protein, with the translated sequence MHKKSDIDLAFLFDKPADILTLTNRIIRLLHTDHVDVVDLKRASPLLRYTSVKHGMLLYEREPGMFHEFYSLAFRRYVDTKKLRDAQTKAIQQFLIARGLA